The Fundidesulfovibrio putealis DSM 16056 DNA window TAACATAAAGTCCTCGATATGTTTATTCTCGTGGGATAACCCAGAGTGACATTCAATGACGGCGTATTCACACTCGCCATCAGTAGCCAGTTGAGCACATTGCGTGCCAAGTTCTATTTTTTTTGTTAATGGCATGGAATGATATGATATTTATGAACATGGCCGTGTGTTTCATAATCAAGCGGCACAAGGGCGGGTGATTTCTGGACATGGTGCCTGGGTGTTGTGGGTAAAAAATATCCATGAGGTTGAGGAGGCGCTCTTTGGGGCAATTGATTGAAATAATGAAACCTTGGTTGGGCGACTGCTGATAACAGCAGACGGCCGGGGCTTGCGCCCCGGCCGCTGGCTTAGTCCGGCAAAATCCTCAACCGCTTAGAACTTGTATTGAATGCCGAAGGCGACCTTCCAGGCGTCGCCGTTCTGGGACTGGTTCACCATGCGGCGTCCCCAGACGCTCTTTTCGAACTGGCCGTGAGCCCAACCAGCCTCGACGATGGCGGCCAAGTTCTCGTAGATGTTGTACTGGTTGTCGAAGTTGACGCCCACCACATACTCGTTGGTGGTCAGGTCGCGGCCCATCTGGACATAGCTGCCGGTGCCCCAGAGGGCGTTGGCGGCGCGCAGGGCGCGGCCGGAGTTGGTGCCGCGAGCGTACGTGAAGGTCAGGCGGTGGGTCAGGTTCTCAATGAAGGACATCTTGTTCAGGGAGGCGGCGAAGCCCCAGGAACCGGTGGGGTTCAACCCCATATGGCCCGAGAACGCCTGGCCGGAGTCGAGCAAGAACGAAGTGGAGGGGCCCCAGGAACCCACGACGGTGGGCATCCGCTCTGAGCCGTTACGGGTGGAGCTGTCCTCGCCGGTGGAGTACCAGAAGGCCACCTGCGGGGTCAGCATGTCGAATCCGCCGTACTCGGCGGCCACGTCGAAGAACAGGCCGCCGCGACGGTTCTTGCCGTCGTTGGCGGCTCCCTCGCCGTACATCACGTCCGCATAGAACTTGAACGGATCCAGTGCGGTGACTGCGAACGCACTGCCGACCCACCAGTACGTGGTCTGGGCCTGACGGAAGCCGACGGGTCCCAGCATGTAGCCAGCCGAGGCCAGGTTGGTGGCCAGAGACTGGTTCGTGAATCGGGGGGACGTGCCCACGGGGGTGACATAGTTGGCGTTCTTGCCGCCGAAGGAGAGCACGGCCCAGGGAGTTGCGGCGAAACCGTCCAGGGTGATGGGCAGAGCGAGGAAGTAGGCGTCCAATTCGTCGGGCACCTGAGTAGTGGTGGGATCGAAGTCCCTGTTGGTGTCCAGCAGGCGGGTGAAGCCGCCGATGACCTTGAATTGGTCTACCACAGGAATGACAAACACGGCGGCCGCAGCGCGCGTTCCGCCCAACACGGGGTTAGAATTGAACAGCCCTTGAGAGGAGATCGGCAGGTCCATGTCCTGCAAGCCCAGGGTGAACTCCACGTCGGTGTTGGGCCACTTGAATTGCAAGTAGGCTTGGTACACGTCGATGGAAACGGCCGGGTTGTCCACGGTGAACGTTCCGTTGCCCCAGGGGGTGTTGTTCACGCGGATGCCTAAGCGGAACTTCAGGTTCTCATTGGCGATGAAGTCCGTGCGCAGGCGGAAGCGCTCCCAGATGGTCAGGGCATCGCCGGTGTTGGTGCCCGTGGTGTTCCAGCCGGTGTAGTTGATGTTGGACCAGAAGTTGCCCCATATACGTGCATCGCCGGTCATTTTGACCTCGGTGGCTGCGGAGGCGGTCGCCGCGCAGCCGAGTGCCATGAGGCCGAGCAGCGCCAGGGTGATCAATCGTTTCATCTTCTTCCTTTCCCCTTGTTTGTGATGAAGATTGCCGGACTATCGATGCGGCAGGGCCTTCCTATGAAGACCCTGCCGCTTTTCCCATATCTTGTTCGTTACCCCCCCCCCCCGCAAATGGCAAGCCGTAGCCGGAAGTCGAGGCTTTCGGATTGTTGATGACGAGGTGTTTAGTGGTGCGAGGTTTCCAGTCGCTCTTTATTGGTCGTTGACAGGAACCCCCTTGCTCGCCGTGGAAGAGTATCCCTGGCCTTTCGTGGCGCTGTTCTTGCCGCTGGGGTTGCTCATGTCGGTGTAGCTTGTGTTGTTCATGCCCTTGGAGCTGGAGGAGCTCATGTTTCCAGAGCTGTTCATATTTGTATCGGTATTCATGTTGGTATTCATGTCCGTGGAACTGGTCATGCCACTGTATGCATTCATGTTGCCGGAGTTGCTGGTGCTGCTCTTGCTGCTGGAGCTACCCATGCTGCTGGAACTCCCGGAGTACCCGGAGCTACCCATGCTGCTGGAGCTACCAGAGTACCCGGAACTGCCCATGCTGCTGGAGCTACCAGAGTACCCGGAACTGCCCATGCTGCTGGAACTCCCGGAGTGGTCCGAGCCCATGCTGCCATTGCTGCCCCCGC harbors:
- a CDS encoding outer membrane homotrimeric porin, producing MKRLITLALLGLMALGCAATASAATEVKMTGDARIWGNFWSNINYTGWNTTGTNTGDALTIWERFRLRTDFIANENLKFRLGIRVNNTPWGNGTFTVDNPAVSIDVYQAYLQFKWPNTDVEFTLGLQDMDLPISSQGLFNSNPVLGGTRAAAAVFVIPVVDQFKVIGGFTRLLDTNRDFDPTTTQVPDELDAYFLALPITLDGFAATPWAVLSFGGKNANYVTPVGTSPRFTNQSLATNLASAGYMLGPVGFRQAQTTYWWVGSAFAVTALDPFKFYADVMYGEGAANDGKNRRGGLFFDVAAEYGGFDMLTPQVAFWYSTGEDSSTRNGSERMPTVVGSWGPSTSFLLDSGQAFSGHMGLNPTGSWGFAASLNKMSFIENLTHRLTFTYARGTNSGRALRAANALWGTGSYVQMGRDLTTNEYVVGVNFDNQYNIYENLAAIVEAGWAHGQFEKSVWGRRMVNQSQNGDAWKVAFGIQYKF